Proteins from one Mus caroli unplaced genomic scaffold, CAROLI_EIJ_v1.1 scaffold_10039_1, whole genome shotgun sequence genomic window:
- the LOC110288358 gene encoding olfactory receptor 150-like: MFQGNLSGVTEFTLVGLTDKPGLQLPLFLLFLGIYVVTVVGNLSMITLILFSSQLHTPMYYFLSSLSFIDLCQSIVIIPKMLVNFVTVKNISYPECMTQFCFFATFTIAECHMLAVMAYDRYVAICKPLLYNAVMSYQVCSWMIFGVYIMAFIGAITQTVLMLKLHFCKTNVINHYFCDLSPLLELSCSDTFINEVLALCISVFNIFIPTLSIVSSYIFIIASILRIKSTEGRSKAFSTCSSHISAVAIFFGSLAFMYLQPSSVSSMDQRKVSSVFYTIVVPMLNPLIYSLRNKDVKVALNKFLERIFSCEQN, from the coding sequence ATGTTCCAAGGAAATCTTTCCGGAGTAACTGAATTCACTCTTGTTGGTTTAACAGACAAACCAGGGCTGCAGctgcccctcttcctcctgttcctagGAATCTATGTGGTCACAGTTGTGGGGAATCTGAGCATGATCACCCTGATACTATTCAGTTCTCAActacacacacccatgtattATTTCCTCAGCAGTCTGTCCTTCATTGATCTCTGCCAGTCCATTGTCATTATTCCCAAAATGTTGGTGAACTTTGTGACAGTGAAGAACATCTCCTACCCTGAATGCATGACACAGTTTTGCTTTTTTGCTACTTTTACTATTGCAGAGTGTCACATGTTAGCTGTAATGGCATATGACCGCTATGTTGCTATTTGTAAGCCCTTGCTTTACAATGCTGTAATGTCCTATCAAGTTTGTTCCTGGATGATATTTGgggtatatattatggcttttaTTGGTGCTATAACTCAAACAGTCTTGATGTTGAAATTGCATTTTTGTAAGACCAATGTAATAAATCATTACTTCTGTGATCTTTCCCCACTCCTGGAACTCTCTTGTTCTGATACTTTTATTAATGAAGTATTAGCCTTATGCATCAGTGTTTTCAATATCTTTATTCCAACTCTAAGTATTGTAAGCTCTTACATCTTCATCATTGCCAGCATCCTTCGGATTAAATCCACTGAAGGCAGGTCCAAAGCCTTCAGCACGTGCAGCTCACACATATCAGCAGTTGCTATCTTCTTTGGATCCCTTGCATTTATGTACCTGCAGCCATCATCAGTCAGCTCTATGGATCAAAGGAAAGTATCCTCTGTATTTTATACCATTGTTGTGCCCATGCTGAATCCTTtgatctacagcctgaggaataaGGATGTCAAAGTTGCTCTAAATAAGTTCCTTGAAAGAATTTTTTCTTGTgaacaaaactga